From the Platichthys flesus chromosome 6, fPlaFle2.1, whole genome shotgun sequence genome, one window contains:
- the gtse1 gene encoding G2 and S phase-expressed protein 1, translating into MDCRANVDLFFLPDETLDFDISLSPASFKGDEDEDEVFLGPVSHKERCASVNVAPRLEDLDGGERASLSPLTEDQLESVCQEALKLATQLQNSELSQPHREVGETPKMTTNNTTTHREEFVQDNVAKLNMLGQTASALSPIKRQTFCVQDSPMKELPPAVQRRLLRGSGANIALSVPTNKPSSTRHTSINAASSKRLSSTASSNRLSSTASSTRPTTRLSTSSPVAVAKAQPRMALRGKVALGVGVVLPSKPAAPPTSCSASKSKVEKTRLQPPSKVVGGRRRSPSSHPSSRAESYEDLLSDSASMASDLSDSSLNSSLLGKRMLAPPTKNVVRKLSGVKAPPLQNRRVADRRNTSSSSSSVSSFNSSLSVSPAKVKLNSSLNRSLSSTTGPAPTSINRLANHSKPRRSTVYATADQTSTTTGGRRSLSMQARKLSEVEPFKAIRSTSLKRAEATPLQLTPAKRILQRTSSVPPTAFVRPQSGLKSKPKPEAQVLPTASGGARGDHHGDGVPKMLKPKRMVSASSIESLPQKLTAGPLTPCPGGCKSLQMKARRPSALPTPLRHRMSSIPTPTPTKTRPARPPPNPDTDTAPSADRMESSCSPAPGNLQEEEPVDAPDIQPFSLEEEQSPDGPPCTALQPEQSESIDPDLPSQVQSEPIKNLIELGTAEESNSKAEEILLLDLPAPTLQPQEKLLIDLNNTPDLIRTNGKTCTTTQLIDLSSPLIRWSPEDKKENNAPLINLSF; encoded by the exons ATGGACTGTCGAGCTAACGTCG ATCTGTTCTTTCTGCCAGATGAGACGTTGGACTTCGATATTTCTCTGTCACCTGCCAG ctttaaaggtgatgaagatgaggatgaggttTTCCTAGGTCCGGTTAGCCATAAAGAGAGGTGTGCTTCGGTGAACGTGGCACCTCGTCTCGAGGACCTAGACGGTGGTGAGAGGGCGAGCCTGAGCCCGCTGACTGAAGATCAGCTGGAGTCTGTGTGTCAGGAAGCACTCAAACTAGCCACCCAGCTGCAGAACAGCGAGCTGAGCCAGCCGCATCGTGAGGTTGGCGAGACCCCCAAGATGACCACAAACAACACCACCACCCACAGAGAGGAGTTCGTCCAGGACAATGTGGCCAAACTGAACATGCTTGGTCAGACCGCCAGTGCACTCAGCCCCATCAAACGCCAGACCTTCTGCGTGCAGGACAGTCCCATGAAGGAGCTTCCCCCTGCTGTCCAGCGCCGCCTGCTGAGGGGAAGCGGCGCCAACATAGCCCTTAGTGTTCCCACCAACAAACCATCATCCACCCGCCACACCTCCATCAATGCGGCTTCATCCAAACGCCTTTCCTCTACCGCATCGTCCAACCGCCTTTCCTCTACAGCATCATCCACTCGTCCAACTACGAGACTCAGCACATCCAGCCCTGTTGCTGTGGCAAAGGCTCAGCCAAGGATGGCGCTGCGAGGGAAGGTTGCACTGGGCGTTGGTGTCGTGCTGCCAAGCAAACCAGCTGCCCCACCAACTTCCTGTTCAGCCAGCAAGAGCAAAGTGGAGAAGACCAGACTGCAACCACCGAGCAAA GTGGTGGGGGGTCGAAGAAGGAGCCCGTCCTCTCATCCTTCCAGCAGGGCTGAATCTTATGAGGATCTGCTCTCCGATTCGGCGAGCATGGCCTCTGACCTCAGCGACTCATCCCTGAACTCCAGCCTGCTGGGAAAACGCATGCTGGCTCCGCCCACCAAG AATGTTGTGAGGAAGCTATCAGGAGTGAAAGCTCCACCACTTCAGAACAGAAGGGTGGCAGACAGGAGGAACACGTCGTCATCCTCGTCCTCAGTGTCCAGCTTCAACTCCAGTTTGTCTGTGTCCCCCGCTAAAG ttAAACTGAACTCATCTCTGAACCGGAGTCTAAGCAGCACAACTGGCCCTGCTCCTACCAGCATCAACAGACTGGCAAATCACAGCAAACCACGTCGTTCCACTGTCTATGCCACTGCAGATCAGACATCCACCACCACTGGAGGCAGGCGCTCGCTGTCCATGCAGGCTAGGAAGCTGTCTGAGGTGGAGCCCTTCAAAGCAATCAGGTCCACGTCACTGAAGAGAGCTGAGGCCACACCCCTCCAGCTGACACCAGCCAAGAGAATTTTGCAGAGGACCAGCTCCGTCCCCCCCACCGCATTTGTTCGCCCGCAGAGTGGATTGAAATCCAAACCCAAACCTGAGGCTCAAGTACTACCAACTGCCAGCGGAGGAGCGAGAGGAGACCACCACGGAGATG GGGTCCCAAAGATGCTGAAACCAAAGAGAATGGTGTCAGCGAGCAGCATCGAAAG TCTTCCTCAGAAGCTTACTGCAGGTCCTCTGACACCCTGTCCTGGGGGATGCAAGTCTCTGCAGATGAAGGCGCGCCGTCCCTCTGCCCTTCCCACCCCACTGAGGCACAGAATGTCTTCTATTCCCACACCCACGCCCACGAAGACCAGGCCTGCCAGGCCACCACCCAACCCTGATACCGACACCGCCCCCAGCGCTGACAGGATGGAAAGTAGCTGCAG CCCCGCCCCTGGAAATTTACAGGAAGAGGAGCCTGTTGATGCCCCGGATATTCAGCCcttctctctggaggaggaacagagcCCTGATGGCCCCCCCTGCACTGCTCTACAGCCTGAACAGTCAGAGAGCATAGACCCCGACCTACCGAGTCAGGTCCAATCAGAGCCCATTAAAAACCTAATCGAACTGGGGACTGCAGAGGAAAGCAACAGCAAggcagaggag ATTCTCCTGTTGGATCTTCCAGCTCCAACTCTGCAGCCTCAAGAAAAACTGCTCATTGACCTAAACAACACCCCCGACTTGATCCGGACCAATGGCAAGACCTGCACCACAACTCAG CTGATCGACCTGAGCTCTCCGCTCATCAGGTGGAGTCCAGAAGACAAGAAGGAGAACAACGCTCCGCTCATCAACCTCTCCTTCTGA